GCTGCAGAGCCGTGAGGTAGTAAGCGCCGAGAACCATGTCCTGGGAGGGGGTGATGATCGGTTCGCCAGTCGCTGGAGACAGAATGTTGTTGCTGGCCAGCATCAACATGCGTGCCTCGGTCTGCGCTTCAATCGCCAGGGGCACGTGCACAGCCATCTGGTCTCCGTCGAAGTCGGCGTTGAAGGCCGGGCAGACCAGGGGGTGGAGCTGAATGGCACGACCGTCGACCAGCTTGGGCTCGAAGGCCTGGATGCCCAGACGGTGAAGCGTGGGCGCACGGTTGAGCATGATCGGGTGCCCGTCGATCACTTCCTGCAGCACCTGCATTACTTCATCATCGGCGCGCTGAATGAGCTTTTTCGCAGCCTTGATGTTGTTGACGATGTTCTGACGGATCAAGCGATGGATCACGAACGGCTGGAAGAGCTCGATCGCCATCTCCTTGGGAAGACCGCACTGATGCATCTTCAGCTTGGGACCAACCACAATCACGGATCGACCTGAATAGTCGACACGCTTGCCGAGGAGGTTCTGACGGAAGCGCCCTTGCTTGCCCTCGATGATGTCGCTGAGGGACTTCAAAGGTCGATTGTTGGCACCGACCACAGTGCGACCGCGGCGGCCGTTGTCGATCAGTGCATCAACAGCCTCCTGCAGCATCCGCTTCTCGTTGCGGACAATGATTTCAGGGGCCAGGATTTCCTGGAGGCGGGCCAGACGGTTGTTGCGGTTGATGACCCGGCGGTAGAGGTCATTCAGGTCGGAGGTGGCGAAACGGCCCCCGTCGAGCTGCACCATCGGACGCAGATCGGGCGGAATCACCGGAATCACGTCCAGCACCATCCATTCCGGCCGGGCGTTGGTGGCCACGAAGTTATCAATCACGCGCAGGCGCTTGATCAACTTCGCCCGCTTCTGCCCCTTGCTGCCGGCGATCTCCTCGCGCAGCTGCTCGGCTACCTCATCAAGGGTTAGATCTTCCAGTAGCTGCTTGAGAGCCTCGGCGCCGATGCCCACAACGGGCTCATTTTCAATCTCTGAATCTTCGGCGTAGATCTCATCTTCGAT
The sequence above is a segment of the Synechococcus sp. PROS-7-1 genome. Coding sequences within it:
- a CDS encoding DNA-directed RNA polymerase subunit gamma, translating into MTNSNLRTENHFDYVKITLASPDRVMEWGQRTLPNGQVVGEVTKPETINYRTLKPEMDGLFCEKIFGPSKDWECHCGKYKRVRHRGIVCERCGVEVTESRVRRHRMGFIKLAAPVSHVWYLKGIPSYVAILLDMPLRDVEQIVYFNCYVVLDPGDHKDLKYKQLLTEDEWLEIEDEIYAEDSEIENEPVVGIGAEALKQLLEDLTLDEVAEQLREEIAGSKGQKRAKLIKRLRVIDNFVATNARPEWMVLDVIPVIPPDLRPMVQLDGGRFATSDLNDLYRRVINRNNRLARLQEILAPEIIVRNEKRMLQEAVDALIDNGRRGRTVVGANNRPLKSLSDIIEGKQGRFRQNLLGKRVDYSGRSVIVVGPKLKMHQCGLPKEMAIELFQPFVIHRLIRQNIVNNIKAAKKLIQRADDEVMQVLQEVIDGHPIMLNRAPTLHRLGIQAFEPKLVDGRAIQLHPLVCPAFNADFDGDQMAVHVPLAIEAQTEARMLMLASNNILSPATGEPIITPSQDMVLGAYYLTALQPDIQTVEFGDRSRTYSDLEDVIHAFEDKRLGLHDWVWVRFNGEVEDDDEREEPVSSETLADGTRFEQWTYRRDRFDEDGALISRYILTTVGRVVMNHTIIDAVAAT